From Flavobacterium arcticum, the proteins below share one genomic window:
- a CDS encoding saccharopine dehydrogenase family protein translates to MRHVLIIGAGRSATSLIEYLLQKSETEDLHITIADLSIELAQKKTKNHPRATPIAFDIFNDEQRNTYIGNADIVISMLPAHLHYEVAKDCVKHKKNMVTASYISPAMRELDAQVRENNLIFMNEIGLDPGVDHMSAMKILDEIRSKGGKVLLFESFCGGLVAPESDNNIWNYKFTWNPRNVVLAGQGGAAKFIQEGKYKYIPYNKLFRRTEFLEIDGFGRFEAYANRDSLKYRSVYGLDDALTLYRGTMRRVGYSKAWNMFVQLGMTDDTYVMEDSENMSYREFINSFLPYHPTDSIELKLRHILKVDQDDIQWEKLLELDIFNADKKIGLRDATPAQILEKILSDKWTLSPEDKDMIVMYHKFGYEINGVKKQIDATMVCTGEDQTYTAMAKTVGLPVAMAALQILNGNITLKGVQLPIYKEVYEPILKELEEFGVTFYEKEVPYMGYNPDNVAS, encoded by the coding sequence ATGAGACACGTTTTAATTATTGGCGCAGGACGTTCGGCTACGTCATTAATAGAATACTTGTTACAAAAATCAGAAACCGAAGATCTACATATCACTATTGCCGACCTTTCTATAGAATTGGCGCAAAAGAAAACGAAAAATCACCCAAGAGCTACTCCTATTGCTTTCGATATTTTTAATGACGAACAACGTAATACTTACATAGGCAACGCCGATATTGTAATATCAATGTTACCTGCACATCTACACTATGAAGTAGCTAAAGACTGCGTTAAGCATAAAAAAAATATGGTTACGGCATCTTACATAAGCCCTGCCATGAGAGAACTTGATGCTCAAGTAAGGGAAAACAACCTCATTTTCATGAATGAGATAGGCTTAGACCCTGGTGTAGACCATATGAGTGCCATGAAGATTTTGGATGAGATAAGAAGTAAAGGTGGAAAAGTATTACTATTCGAATCATTTTGCGGTGGACTGGTAGCTCCAGAATCTGACAATAACATTTGGAACTACAAATTTACATGGAATCCTCGAAATGTTGTATTAGCAGGACAAGGTGGCGCAGCTAAGTTTATACAAGAGGGTAAGTATAAATATATCCCATACAACAAATTATTTCGTCGAACAGAATTTTTAGAGATTGATGGCTTTGGTCGTTTTGAAGCCTATGCTAATCGTGACTCCCTTAAATACCGTAGTGTATATGGGCTAGACGACGCTCTTACTCTATATAGAGGTACAATGCGAAGAGTAGGCTACTCTAAGGCATGGAATATGTTTGTACAACTAGGTATGACAGATGATACTTATGTAATGGAAGACTCTGAAAACATGAGTTATCGTGAGTTTATTAATTCATTCTTACCTTATCATCCAACAGATTCAATAGAGTTAAAACTAAGACACATATTAAAAGTAGATCAAGACGATATACAGTGGGAAAAACTACTAGAGCTTGACATTTTTAATGCCGATAAAAAAATTGGCCTTCGTGATGCTACACCTGCACAAATACTCGAAAAAATACTTTCGGATAAATGGACACTAAGCCCTGAAGATAAAGATATGATAGTAATGTATCATAAATTTGGCTATGAAATTAATGGTGTAAAAAAACAAATAGATGCTACTATGGTGTGTACAGGTGAAGATCAAACCTACACGGCAATGGCAAAAACCGTAGGACTACCCGTAGCCATGGCTGCATTACAAATACTAAACGGCAATATTACCCTAAAAGGTGTACAATTACCTATATATAAAGAAGTATATGAACCTATACTAAAAGAACTTGAAGAATTTGGGGTTACTTTCTATGAGAAAGAAGTTCCTTACATGGGGTATAACCCCGACAATGTAGCGAGCTAA
- a CDS encoding zinc metallopeptidase, with amino-acid sequence MIGYYVLLGLIALVSYAVSSKLKSKFEYYSKVHLRNGMSGAEIAQKMLQDNGIYDVKVISTSGSLTDHYNPANKTVNLSEAVYNQRNAAAAAVAAHEVGHAVQHANAYSMLQFRSKMVPMVNVSSRLSGPLIFIGLILGIGSQLGFGYYIAVAGVLLMGIATLFSFITLPVEYDASNRALKWLKTKNMLTQEEYSGAEDSLKWAARTYVVAAIGALASLLYWAFLVFGRRD; translated from the coding sequence ATGATAGGATATTATGTGTTATTAGGACTTATAGCTCTTGTGAGTTATGCGGTAAGTTCAAAACTTAAATCGAAGTTTGAGTACTACTCTAAAGTACACTTGCGCAACGGTATGAGTGGTGCTGAGATTGCACAAAAAATGTTACAGGATAATGGTATTTATGATGTTAAGGTAATTTCTACATCAGGTAGCCTTACTGACCATTACAACCCTGCCAATAAAACAGTAAACCTTAGTGAGGCGGTATATAATCAGCGTAACGCTGCCGCGGCAGCCGTTGCTGCTCACGAGGTAGGGCACGCTGTACAACATGCTAATGCGTATAGCATGTTGCAGTTTCGTTCTAAAATGGTACCTATGGTAAATGTGTCATCACGATTATCAGGACCACTTATTTTTATAGGCTTAATACTTGGTATTGGTTCGCAACTAGGCTTTGGCTATTATATAGCCGTTGCAGGGGTACTACTTATGGGTATTGCTACATTATTTAGTTTTATAACATTACCTGTAGAGTATGATGCTAGTAACCGTGCATTAAAATGGTTAAAAACTAAAAATATGCTTACGCAAGAAGAATATTCGGGTGCAGAAGATTCGCTTAAATGGGCGGCACGTACCTATGTAGTAGCTGCCATTGGTGCACTTGCTTCATTGTTATACTGGGCATTTTTAGTGTTTGGTAGGAGAGATTAA
- the pckA gene encoding phosphoenolpyruvate carboxykinase (ATP), with the protein MENHGLFTKTISLESMGIKNANVKYQLTPDELHDISIETGEGVENSTGALAINTGEFTGRSPQDRFIVKDSITEDKVWWGNVNIPFDSDKFDALYNKVTEYLSGKEVYVRDSYVCADSNYRLNVRVVTEKPWANLFCYNMFLRPEESELENFAPDWKLICVPSFMADPAVDGTRQHNFAILNFTRKIALIGGTGYTGEMKKGIFSALNFILPVDKNALPMHCSANVGEDGDTAIFFGLSGTGKTTLSADPARKLIGDDEHGWTNENTVFNFEGGCYAKVINLTEENEPDIFRAIKRGAILENVIFKEGTNVVDFEDTSITQNTRVSYPIYHIDNVQPGSIGKNPKNIFFLTADAFGVLPPISKLTPGQAAYHFISGYTAKVAGTEAGVNEPQPNFSACFGAPFMPLHPTKYAEMLSTKMKESGVNVWLINTGWTGGAYGTGSRMKLKYTRAMITAALNGELDNVGFEVHQVFGLAKPQSCPNVPSEILNPRNTWEDKAAYDAKAQELAESFKKNFAKFEEFANEEILAGAPLA; encoded by the coding sequence ATGGAGAATCACGGTCTTTTCACGAAAACGATTTCGTTAGAAAGCATGGGAATTAAGAACGCGAATGTTAAATATCAGTTAACTCCAGATGAGTTACACGATATTTCTATTGAAACTGGAGAGGGTGTAGAGAACTCTACAGGAGCGCTTGCCATTAACACAGGAGAATTTACAGGAAGATCACCTCAGGATAGGTTTATTGTTAAAGATAGTATTACCGAAGATAAAGTATGGTGGGGTAATGTAAATATTCCTTTTGATAGTGATAAATTTGATGCTTTATATAATAAGGTTACTGAATATTTATCTGGTAAAGAGGTTTATGTTCGTGACAGTTATGTATGTGCTGACTCTAACTACAGACTTAATGTACGAGTAGTTACAGAAAAGCCTTGGGCGAATCTTTTTTGTTATAATATGTTTCTTCGTCCTGAAGAATCTGAACTAGAAAATTTCGCACCAGATTGGAAACTAATATGTGTGCCAAGCTTTATGGCAGATCCTGCTGTAGATGGTACACGTCAACACAATTTTGCAATACTAAACTTTACACGTAAAATAGCACTTATAGGTGGTACAGGTTATACAGGAGAGATGAAAAAGGGTATCTTCTCTGCTTTAAACTTTATATTACCTGTAGATAAAAATGCACTTCCAATGCATTGTAGTGCTAATGTGGGTGAAGATGGAGATACTGCAATATTCTTCGGTCTTTCGGGTACAGGAAAAACAACGCTTTCTGCCGATCCTGCACGTAAATTGATTGGTGATGATGAGCATGGATGGACGAATGAGAATACCGTGTTTAATTTTGAAGGTGGTTGTTATGCTAAAGTAATTAACCTTACCGAAGAAAATGAACCAGATATTTTTAGAGCTATAAAAAGAGGTGCAATCTTAGAAAATGTTATTTTTAAAGAAGGTACTAATGTTGTAGACTTTGAAGATACTTCTATAACCCAAAATACAAGGGTGAGTTACCCTATATATCACATAGATAATGTACAGCCAGGCTCTATAGGTAAGAATCCTAAAAACATATTCTTCCTTACTGCCGATGCTTTTGGAGTACTGCCTCCTATATCTAAACTTACTCCAGGTCAGGCGGCTTACCACTTTATATCGGGTTATACCGCTAAGGTTGCTGGTACAGAGGCTGGTGTAAATGAGCCACAACCTAACTTCTCAGCTTGTTTTGGTGCGCCTTTTATGCCACTGCACCCTACAAAATATGCCGAGATGCTTAGTACAAAAATGAAAGAATCTGGTGTTAATGTATGGCTTATAAATACAGGCTGGACAGGTGGTGCTTATGGTACCGGAAGCAGAATGAAATTAAAATATACAAGAGCAATGATTACAGCTGCTCTTAATGGGGAACTTGATAATGTAGGCTTTGAAGTTCATCAAGTATTTGGACTTGCAAAACCGCAGAGTTGCCCTAATGTACCATCAGAAATACTTAACCCTCGTAATACGTGGGAAGATAAAGCGGCTTATGATGCTAAAGCACAGGAGTTAGCTGAATCATTTAAGAAAAATTTTGCCAAGTTTGAGGAATTTGCAAATGAAGAAATTCTAGCAGGTGCCCCACTGGCATAA
- a CDS encoding DUF423 domain-containing protein, with amino-acid sequence MNRKILVTAAVLGIIAIGLGAFGAHGLKKILDPEMLVTFETGVRYQMYHALFLLFVGTTPLISDKAKKIIFTLVVIGVLFFSVSIYFLACNGLFSFDSKKIGIITPIGGLLLIGAWGTLLLNLMKRKG; translated from the coding sequence ATGAACAGAAAAATTTTAGTTACAGCAGCAGTGTTAGGAATAATAGCTATAGGCTTAGGTGCTTTTGGTGCTCATGGATTAAAAAAAATACTTGATCCTGAGATGCTTGTAACTTTTGAAACGGGGGTTAGGTACCAAATGTATCATGCACTATTTTTATTATTTGTAGGTACGACGCCATTAATTTCAGACAAGGCGAAGAAAATTATTTTTACTTTAGTAGTAATAGGAGTGTTATTTTTCTCTGTATCTATTTATTTTTTAGCGTGTAATGGTCTTTTTTCTTTCGATTCCAAGAAGATTGGCATTATTACTCCTATTGGAGGATTGTTATTAATTGGTGCTTGGGGAACGCTGTTATTAAATTTAATGAAACGAAAAGGATAA
- a CDS encoding polyprenol monophosphomannose synthase, giving the protein MSDGIVIIPTYNEIENIDTILRAVFALDTQFDVLVVDDNSPDGTAGKVIELQKEFSGRLHLEVRAGKSGLGTAYVHGFKWAMNNKYDYIFEMDADFSHNPADLERLYKACVAGADMAIGSRYSTGVNVVNWPLSRVLLSYYASVYVKMITGMQIHDATAGFICYKRKVLERINLNKIKFVGYAFQIEMKYRAFANGFVIVEVPIIFTDRTKGESKMSNAIIKEAIFGVIALRIKKMLNKL; this is encoded by the coding sequence ATGAGCGATGGCATTGTTATAATTCCTACGTATAACGAAATTGAAAATATTGACACCATACTTAGGGCAGTATTTGCACTAGATACGCAATTTGATGTATTGGTAGTAGATGATAACTCTCCCGATGGTACAGCAGGTAAGGTAATAGAACTGCAAAAAGAATTTTCTGGTAGGTTGCATCTAGAGGTTAGGGCAGGTAAATCGGGTTTAGGTACAGCTTATGTACATGGCTTTAAATGGGCTATGAACAACAAGTATGATTATATTTTTGAAATGGATGCCGATTTTTCTCATAACCCTGCCGATCTTGAGCGTTTATATAAAGCATGTGTTGCCGGAGCTGACATGGCTATAGGATCGCGTTATAGTACAGGTGTAAATGTGGTAAACTGGCCGCTTAGCCGTGTGTTGCTTTCCTATTATGCATCAGTATATGTGAAAATGATTACAGGTATGCAAATACACGATGCTACAGCAGGTTTTATTTGCTACAAACGAAAAGTACTAGAAAGAATAAACCTCAACAAAATAAAATTTGTGGGTTATGCTTTTCAAATAGAAATGAAATACCGTGCCTTTGCTAATGGTTTTGTAATAGTAGAAGTACCCATAATATTTACCGATCGTACAAAAGGCGAATCAAAAATGAGTAACGCTATAATAAAAGAAGCGATATTCGGCGTTATTGCACTCAGAATAAAAAAAATGCTAAATAAGCTATAG
- a CDS encoding leucine--tRNA ligase: protein MRYNPNEIEAKWQKYWAENKTFKAEDSTEKPKYYVLDMFPYPSGAGLHVGHPLGYIASDIYARYKRHQGFNVLHPQGYDSFGLPAEQYAIQTGQHPAVTTATNIARYREQLDKIGFSFDWDREVRTSNPEYYKWTQWIFIQLFNSWYNNDTDKAESICTLIAKFEANGNTDINAVCDDNIATFTADAWKSYSKEQQEKILLQYRLTYLAETEVNWCPALGTVLANDEIVNGVSERGGHPVMRKKMTQWSMRISAYAERLLQGLNTIDWTESLKESQRNWIGKSVGASVTFNVKEHDAKIEVFTTRPDTIFGVSFMTLAPEHDLVAEITTPEQAAAVTQYIEATAKRSERDRMADVKTISGVFTGAYAEHPFTKEPVQIWIGDYVLAGYGTGAVMAVPCGDQRDYDFAKHFNIEIKNIFAGIDISEEAYASKENVVLQNSDFLDGLDYKTATKKAITALEEISQGMGKTNYRLRDAVFSRQRYWGEPFPVYYVNGMPQMIDKEHLPIRLPEVEKYLPTEDGQPPLGNATTWAWSTTENKVVSNDHIDNETIFPLELNTMPGWAGSSWYWLRYMDAGNENEFVSEANQSYWQNVDLYIGGSEHATGHLLYSRFWNKFLQDRGFVQQEEPFKKLINQGMILGESAFTFRINGGFYYGYAENISQEDYQSKDEIFDNIFDNIFDRRLVSWDILKDKNYEAVVNGLKYKLTEVFSEDLKEYFEPSGFDINKIYFTVTKLHVPVEYVNLKNEIENEEGLASWYNEDIHTSTIFRTNGKFTTLREVEKMSKSKYNVVNPDDICEQYGADTLRLYEMFLGPLEQAKPWNTAGITGVSGFLKKLWKLYFDDNGLIVTDNEPSKEAYKILHRTIKKVQDDIENFSFNTSVSSFMIAVNELTAIKCHERAILEPLAILMSPYAPHIAEELWSQLGNEGSIARVAFPEFNASHLVESSKEYPVSFNGKMRFKIELPMDMPKDEIEKTILADERTIQQLNGQQPKKVIVVPGKIINIVG, encoded by the coding sequence ATGAGATACAATCCTAACGAGATAGAAGCCAAGTGGCAAAAATACTGGGCTGAAAACAAAACGTTTAAAGCAGAAGATAGCACTGAGAAACCAAAATATTATGTACTCGATATGTTCCCTTACCCATCGGGGGCGGGGCTGCATGTAGGGCATCCGCTAGGGTATATCGCATCAGATATTTATGCGCGCTACAAACGCCATCAAGGTTTTAATGTATTGCACCCACAAGGGTATGATAGTTTTGGGCTTCCTGCTGAGCAGTATGCTATACAAACAGGACAACACCCTGCGGTTACTACTGCTACTAATATTGCGCGTTATCGTGAACAGTTAGATAAGATTGGTTTCTCATTCGATTGGGATAGAGAAGTACGTACTTCTAACCCTGAATATTATAAATGGACACAATGGATATTTATCCAACTGTTCAACTCGTGGTATAATAATGATACCGATAAAGCAGAAAGTATTTGTACATTGATTGCCAAGTTTGAAGCAAATGGTAATACAGACATCAATGCCGTATGCGATGATAATATTGCTACTTTTACAGCCGACGCATGGAAAAGCTATAGCAAAGAACAACAAGAAAAAATATTATTACAATATAGGCTTACTTATCTTGCCGAAACCGAAGTAAACTGGTGTCCTGCACTAGGTACAGTTTTGGCAAATGACGAGATAGTAAATGGAGTATCTGAAAGAGGTGGGCATCCTGTTATGCGTAAAAAGATGACTCAATGGAGTATGCGAATTTCTGCCTATGCCGAGCGTTTACTTCAAGGCTTAAATACTATCGACTGGACAGAATCACTTAAAGAAAGTCAGCGTAACTGGATAGGTAAATCAGTAGGAGCATCGGTTACGTTTAATGTAAAGGAGCATGATGCGAAAATAGAAGTTTTTACTACCCGTCCTGATACTATTTTTGGCGTAAGCTTTATGACGCTTGCACCCGAACATGATTTGGTAGCCGAAATAACCACACCAGAACAGGCAGCAGCTGTAACACAATATATAGAGGCTACTGCAAAACGTAGCGAACGCGATCGTATGGCAGATGTAAAAACCATATCGGGTGTGTTTACAGGGGCGTATGCCGAGCATCCATTTACAAAAGAACCTGTACAAATTTGGATAGGCGATTATGTATTGGCAGGTTATGGTACAGGGGCTGTAATGGCAGTACCTTGTGGCGATCAGCGTGATTATGATTTTGCAAAGCATTTCAATATAGAAATAAAAAACATATTCGCAGGTATAGATATTAGCGAAGAAGCCTATGCAAGTAAAGAGAACGTAGTATTACAAAACTCTGATTTTCTTGATGGGTTAGACTATAAAACAGCAACCAAAAAAGCAATAACAGCATTAGAGGAGATAAGCCAAGGTATGGGTAAAACCAATTACCGCTTGCGCGATGCTGTATTTAGCCGTCAGCGTTATTGGGGAGAACCATTCCCAGTGTACTATGTAAATGGTATGCCACAAATGATAGATAAAGAGCATTTACCAATACGTTTACCAGAGGTAGAAAAGTACTTACCAACAGAGGATGGACAACCACCACTAGGTAATGCTACAACATGGGCGTGGAGTACTACTGAGAATAAAGTAGTGAGCAACGACCATATAGATAACGAAACTATTTTCCCATTAGAGCTAAACACTATGCCAGGTTGGGCAGGTAGCTCATGGTACTGGTTACGCTATATGGATGCGGGTAATGAAAATGAATTTGTAAGTGAAGCAAACCAAAGCTACTGGCAAAATGTAGATTTATACATTGGTGGTAGCGAGCACGCTACAGGACACCTACTATACAGTCGTTTTTGGAATAAGTTTTTACAAGATAGAGGTTTTGTACAACAAGAAGAGCCTTTTAAAAAGCTGATTAACCAAGGTATGATATTGGGGGAGAGTGCCTTTACTTTTAGGATTAATGGAGGGTTTTACTATGGTTATGCTGAAAATATTAGTCAAGAAGATTATCAGTCTAAAGATGAAATTTTTGATAATATTTTTGATAATATATTTGATAGGCGATTAGTGTCGTGGGATATTCTAAAAGATAAAAATTATGAAGCTGTAGTTAATGGGCTAAAATATAAGTTAACTGAAGTTTTTAGTGAAGATTTAAAAGAATATTTTGAACCATCTGGATTTGATATTAATAAGATTTATTTTACTGTAACGAAACTTCATGTACCTGTAGAGTATGTTAATTTAAAAAATGAAATTGAAAATGAAGAAGGGCTAGCTAGTTGGTATAATGAAGATATACATACTAGTACAATATTTAGGACAAATGGAAAATTTACGACTCTTAGAGAAGTCGAAAAAATGTCGAAGTCCAAATACAATGTAGTAAACCCAGATGATATTTGCGAACAGTACGGTGCTGATACATTGCGTTTATACGAAATGTTTTTAGGACCATTAGAGCAAGCTAAACCATGGAATACCGCAGGTATTACAGGCGTTAGCGGTTTCCTTAAAAAACTATGGAAGTTGTATTTTGATGATAACGGACTTATTGTTACCGATAACGAACCAAGCAAAGAAGCTTACAAAATACTACACCGTACTATTAAAAAAGTGCAGGACGATATTGAGAACTTTTCGTTCAACACATCAGTAAGCTCGTTTATGATAGCCGTTAATGAGTTAACAGCTATTAAGTGTCACGAACGTGCTATACTAGAGCCATTGGCAATACTTATGTCACCTTATGCGCCACACATTGCAGAGGAGTTATGGAGTCAGTTAGGGAATGAGGGCAGTATTGCTAGAGTAGCTTTCCCAGAGTTTAATGCAAGTCATTTAGTAGAAAGCAGTAAAGAATATCCAGTATCGTTTAACGGTAAAATGCGCTTTAAGATAGAGTTGCCTATGGATATGCCGAAAGATGAAATTGAGAAAACCATACTTGCTGATGAACGTACCATACAACAACTTAATGGGCAGCAGCCCAAAAAAGTAATTGTAGTACCAGGTAAGATTATCAATATAGTAGGATAA
- a CDS encoding DUF4271 domain-containing protein yields the protein MMDLIFNERATGGNDWATILFVLCLALIAINKTVSGNRFTEFIRLGYSDKYMKIYKDSSNMLSGFTISFFTIQLISFTFLVQFLLSYYGLAEKTSWITFVQILTFIAVFILSKYLIEKIIATSFNIEEFSETFNLHKVSYRTYIGLILLPVNIILFYNNDPQPFVVYIIVALIFITNIISYFVSLRLHQSLILSKLFYFILYLCTLEIAPYYFMYYWFTNSK from the coding sequence ATGATGGATTTGATTTTTAACGAACGAGCTACAGGCGGTAATGATTGGGCAACTATTCTATTTGTCCTCTGTCTTGCATTGATAGCTATAAACAAAACTGTATCGGGAAACCGCTTTACTGAATTTATCAGACTTGGATATTCTGACAAATATATGAAGATCTATAAAGATAGTAGTAATATGCTAAGTGGGTTTACTATTTCTTTTTTTACAATACAGCTCATATCATTTACTTTCCTTGTACAGTTTCTACTAAGCTACTATGGGCTTGCCGAGAAAACAAGCTGGATAACCTTTGTACAGATACTCACTTTTATTGCTGTTTTTATACTTTCTAAGTATCTTATCGAGAAAATAATAGCAACTTCATTTAATATCGAAGAGTTTAGCGAAACCTTTAATTTACATAAAGTTAGTTATAGAACCTACATAGGGCTTATATTGCTACCCGTTAACATTATACTCTTCTATAACAATGACCCTCAGCCTTTTGTAGTATATATTATTGTAGCCCTTATATTCATCACAAATATTATTTCTTATTTTGTATCATTAAGATTACATCAAAGTTTGATACTTAGCAAATTGTTCTATTTTATTTTATATCTTTGCACTCTTGAAATAGCACCCTATTATTTCATGTATTACTGGTTTACAAATAGTAAATAA
- a CDS encoding cell division protein FtsX yields MASSFEKFQKRRLLSSYFSVILSIFIVLTLLGALGLFVINTEKISSYVKENIPMTVFFKKDANDATMQSFGEELKEAPYIKDYVYVTKEEAAQNNKDIMGDYETLLDGNPLLNSYDIHLKGGYVQTDSIKNIELALRANPMVADVTYDLVLVEMANENIKTITFWILVISGILVFIAMLLINSALRLSIYNHRFTIKTMQMVGATKSFIRKPFVWRGIKLGLIGSLFAIATLLWLVYYLDAALPVLNIWEDWMPTAIVFGGVLAFGIIITTISTFFATQRFLNLRTDDLY; encoded by the coding sequence ATGGCATCATCTTTTGAAAAATTCCAAAAAAGAAGGCTTCTTTCCTCTTATTTTTCTGTGATACTCAGTATTTTCATAGTACTTACGCTTTTAGGAGCGCTAGGACTATTTGTGATAAATACCGAAAAAATATCGAGTTATGTAAAGGAAAACATCCCGATGACGGTGTTTTTTAAAAAGGATGCAAATGATGCTACTATGCAATCGTTTGGCGAAGAGTTAAAAGAAGCTCCTTACATAAAGGATTATGTGTATGTAACCAAAGAGGAAGCTGCACAAAATAATAAAGATATTATGGGTGACTATGAAACTTTATTAGACGGCAACCCTTTATTAAACTCCTATGACATTCACCTAAAAGGAGGATACGTACAAACTGATAGTATTAAAAACATTGAATTAGCATTGAGAGCCAACCCTATGGTAGCCGATGTTACCTATGACCTTGTATTGGTAGAAATGGCAAACGAAAATATAAAAACCATTACATTCTGGATACTCGTTATAAGCGGAATATTGGTATTTATTGCGATGCTACTTATTAATAGTGCGTTAAGACTATCTATATACAACCACCGTTTTACTATAAAAACCATGCAAATGGTAGGTGCTACAAAATCGTTTATCCGTAAACCATTTGTGTGGAGGGGGATTAAGCTAGGGCTTATAGGTTCGCTCTTTGCTATCGCTACGCTACTATGGCTAGTATATTATCTTGATGCTGCACTACCTGTACTAAACATTTGGGAAGACTGGATGCCTACGGCTATTGTTTTTGGTGGTGTATTAGCTTTTGGAATTATCATTACTACAATAAGTACATTTTTTGCCACACAACGTTTTCTTAATTTAAGAACAGACGATCTTTATTAA
- a CDS encoding uroporphyrinogen-III synthase, whose protein sequence is MKVKTILVSQPEPKVENSPYFELQQKLKVKVDFRPFIHVEGVSVKDIRQQKVDLNNYTAIILTSKNSIDHFFRVAEEMRYKVPENMKYFCQSEAVAFYLQKYVVYRKRKIYVGQKDFADMAPLIKKYKDEKFLLPASDQLNDDVPTTLDKLKVNWTPGIFYRTVMSDLSDLKDVYYDILVFFSPTGIKSLFKNFPDFKQNDTRIAVFGTTTQKEANDRDLRIDIMAPAPETPSMTMALEKYILEANKAK, encoded by the coding sequence ATGAAAGTGAAAACAATTTTGGTTTCACAACCGGAACCTAAAGTAGAAAATTCACCATACTTTGAATTACAGCAAAAACTGAAAGTAAAAGTAGATTTTAGGCCGTTCATTCATGTAGAGGGTGTAAGCGTAAAAGATATAAGACAACAAAAAGTTGACCTTAACAACTATACCGCGATCATTCTTACAAGTAAAAACTCTATAGATCATTTTTTTCGTGTAGCAGAAGAAATGCGCTACAAAGTACCAGAAAATATGAAATATTTTTGTCAGAGTGAAGCTGTAGCTTTTTATCTACAAAAATATGTAGTATATCGAAAAAGAAAGATCTATGTGGGGCAAAAAGACTTTGCAGATATGGCTCCGCTTATCAAAAAGTATAAAGACGAAAAGTTTTTACTCCCTGCATCAGATCAGCTTAATGATGATGTACCTACCACATTAGACAAATTAAAGGTAAACTGGACACCAGGTATATTTTATCGCACAGTAATGAGCGATCTTTCTGATCTGAAAGATGTATACTATGATATTCTAGTATTCTTTAGCCCAACAGGTATTAAGTCGTTGTTTAAAAACTTTCCAGACTTTAAACAAAATGATACCCGTATAGCAGTATTTGGCACTACTACCCAAAAAGAAGCCAACGACAGAGACCTACGCATAGATATTATGGCACCTGCACCAGAAACACCATCTATGACTATGGCATTAGAGAAATACATTTTAGAAGCTAACAAAGCAAAGTAA